Proteins encoded by one window of Micromonospora coxensis:
- a CDS encoding dienelactone hydrolase family protein, giving the protein MADIVLLHSVFGLRPAVLADAERLRAAGNRVLTPDLYGVPAATTVEEGFALLEKVGQDEVLRRARAALAPLPPQTVLAGYSMGAGVAGALLAERPAAAALLLLHGTGGDPAAVRPGLPVQLHLADPDEYEPQPEIDEWERAMTAAGARLGVFRYPGPGHLFTDPGVPDHDPDATALTWERVEAFLAALPAG; this is encoded by the coding sequence ATGGCCGACATCGTCCTCCTGCACTCCGTCTTCGGGCTCCGGCCCGCCGTGCTGGCCGACGCCGAGCGGCTGCGCGCCGCCGGCAACCGGGTGCTCACCCCCGACCTGTACGGCGTGCCCGCCGCCACCACCGTCGAGGAGGGCTTCGCCCTGCTGGAGAAGGTGGGCCAGGACGAGGTGCTGCGGCGGGCCCGGGCGGCGCTCGCCCCACTGCCGCCGCAGACGGTGCTCGCCGGCTACTCGATGGGCGCGGGCGTGGCCGGCGCGCTGCTGGCCGAACGGCCCGCCGCCGCCGCGCTGCTGCTCCTGCACGGCACCGGCGGCGACCCGGCGGCGGTGCGCCCGGGGCTGCCGGTGCAGCTGCACCTGGCCGATCCCGACGAGTACGAGCCGCAGCCCGAGATCGACGAGTGGGAACGGGCGATGACCGCCGCCGGCGCGCGGCTGGGTGTGTTCCGTTACCCGGGCCCCGGCCACCTCTTCACCGATCCCGGCGTGCCGGATCACGACCCGGACGCCACGGCGCTGACCTGGGAACGCGTCGAGGCGTTCCTCGCCGCCCTCCCCGCCGGCTGA
- a CDS encoding nucleotide disphospho-sugar-binding domain-containing protein produces MRVLVVSAPMTGHVLPMVPLAVALRDAGHDVLVASAADGLPGPDAGLPVRDVAPRFAFGPIARSLLLRHPLLARAELAGTAGTRGVARLFGRVNDELADGLVALARQWRPDLVVHEPLAVAGALAAARTGVPAVRQENSLFDGRELVRATTERLGGALARHGLDALPPPAAAIAVAPPSVLVQEGWPMRYAAHGGAGELPDWLREPGERPRILVSRSTVPGPGAAGPMRAVVAAAGRVDADVVLVRPEPRLARASLPPNVRTVGWIPLGAALAAGAALVHHGGAGSVYAALAAGAPQLATVGPGDRRHNAELVAARGAGLAAPARAVTAAMLTRLVTDAALASAAREVAGEMAAMPAPAELVPRLESLV; encoded by the coding sequence ATGCGCGTCCTGGTGGTCTCCGCACCCATGACCGGGCACGTCCTGCCGATGGTCCCGCTCGCCGTGGCGCTGCGCGACGCCGGCCACGACGTGCTCGTCGCCAGCGCCGCCGACGGCCTCCCCGGGCCGGACGCGGGCCTGCCGGTGCGCGACGTCGCGCCGCGCTTCGCGTTCGGGCCGATCGCCCGGTCCCTGCTGCTGCGTCACCCACTGCTCGCCCGGGCCGAGCTGGCCGGCACGGCCGGCACCCGGGGCGTCGCCCGGCTCTTCGGGCGGGTCAACGACGAGCTGGCCGACGGGCTGGTCGCGCTGGCCCGGCAGTGGCGGCCCGACCTGGTCGTCCACGAGCCACTCGCGGTGGCGGGCGCGCTCGCCGCCGCCCGCACCGGCGTGCCGGCGGTCCGTCAGGAGAACTCCCTGTTCGACGGTCGGGAACTCGTCCGGGCGACCACCGAACGGCTCGGCGGGGCGCTGGCGCGGCACGGGCTCGACGCCCTGCCGCCCCCGGCCGCCGCGATCGCCGTCGCCCCGCCGAGCGTGCTGGTCCAGGAGGGCTGGCCGATGCGGTACGCCGCGCACGGCGGCGCGGGGGAGCTGCCCGACTGGCTGCGCGAGCCGGGCGAGCGGCCCCGGATCCTGGTCAGCCGCAGCACCGTGCCCGGTCCGGGCGCGGCCGGGCCGATGCGCGCGGTGGTCGCTGCGGCGGGACGGGTCGACGCCGACGTCGTGCTCGTCCGCCCCGAGCCCCGGCTGGCCCGGGCCAGCCTGCCGCCGAACGTGCGTACCGTCGGCTGGATCCCGCTGGGCGCGGCGCTGGCGGCCGGTGCGGCCCTGGTGCACCACGGCGGCGCCGGCAGCGTCTACGCCGCCCTGGCCGCCGGGGCCCCGCAACTGGCGACGGTCGGGCCGGGCGACCGCCGGCACAACGCCGAGCTGGTGGCGGCCCGGGGCGCGGGGCTCGCCGCGCCGGCCCGGGCCGTCACCGCCGCCATGCTGACCCGGCTGGTCACCGACGCCGCGCTGGCCTCGGCCGCCCGCGAGGTGGCCGGGGAGATGGCCGCGATGCCGGCCCCGGCCGAGCTGGTGCCCCGGTTGGAGTCGCTGGTCTGA
- the paaI gene encoding hydroxyphenylacetyl-CoA thioesterase PaaI, whose protein sequence is MAAENGAASARTAAHDMFDADVASRSLGIELVHAGDGAAVARMRVTSAMLNGHAIGHGGYVFLLADTAFALACNSHGPVTVAAGGEISFLRPVREGDLLTAYATERTRYGRSGIYDVTVRRGDEVVAEFRGRSRTLAPDTAAGPPG, encoded by the coding sequence ATGGCGGCGGAGAACGGCGCGGCGTCGGCGCGTACCGCCGCGCACGACATGTTCGACGCGGACGTCGCGTCGCGCAGCCTCGGCATCGAGCTGGTCCACGCCGGTGACGGGGCGGCGGTGGCCCGGATGCGGGTGACCTCGGCCATGCTCAACGGGCACGCCATCGGCCACGGCGGCTACGTGTTCCTGCTCGCCGACACGGCGTTCGCGCTGGCCTGCAACAGCCACGGCCCGGTGACCGTGGCCGCCGGGGGCGAGATCAGCTTCCTGCGCCCGGTCCGCGAGGGTGACCTGCTCACCGCGTACGCCACCGAGCGCACCCGGTACGGCCGCAGCGGCATCTACGACGTCACCGTCCGGCGCGGCGACGAGGTGGTCGCCGAGTTCCGCGGTCGCAGCCGCACCCTCGCCCCGGACACCGCCGCCGGCCCGCCCGGCTGA
- a CDS encoding zinc-binding dehydrogenase, translating to MRVIEVDRFGGPEELRLVEAPAPSPGAGEVAVDVAVADTLWVDTAIRAGHAEQWFPIRPPYRPGAGVAGTVDVVGAGVDPGWTGRRVVAHTAAGGYADRVVVPAEALVPVPDPVALTDAAALLHDGVTAFGLLDLVPVRPGDRVLVTAAAGGLGALLVQAAHATGAVVVAAARGARKREAVRRLGADVVVDYSEPGWTDRVRAEAGDLDVVYDGAGGDHGRAAFALLRPGGRFSAHGAPAGGFAVPDPAQADARQITVTGIRDVQFDPATMRRHLASALAAVAAGRIRPLVGGTFPLDRAADAHRAIEERAVVGKALLTV from the coding sequence ATGCGAGTCATCGAGGTGGACCGGTTCGGTGGGCCGGAGGAGCTGCGGCTGGTCGAGGCGCCGGCCCCGTCGCCCGGGGCGGGGGAGGTCGCGGTGGACGTCGCGGTCGCCGACACCCTCTGGGTCGACACGGCGATCCGGGCCGGCCACGCGGAGCAGTGGTTCCCGATCCGGCCGCCGTACCGCCCGGGCGCCGGTGTCGCCGGCACGGTGGACGTGGTCGGCGCTGGCGTCGACCCGGGCTGGACCGGACGGCGGGTGGTCGCCCACACCGCCGCTGGCGGCTACGCCGACCGGGTGGTCGTGCCCGCCGAGGCGCTGGTGCCGGTGCCCGACCCGGTCGCCCTGACCGACGCCGCCGCGCTGCTGCACGACGGGGTGACCGCCTTCGGCCTGCTCGACCTGGTGCCGGTGCGCCCCGGCGACCGGGTGCTGGTCACCGCCGCCGCCGGTGGCCTGGGGGCCCTGCTCGTGCAGGCCGCGCACGCCACCGGCGCCGTGGTGGTGGCGGCCGCCCGGGGCGCGCGCAAGCGCGAGGCGGTACGCCGGCTCGGCGCCGACGTGGTCGTCGACTACTCCGAGCCGGGCTGGACCGACCGGGTCCGAGCGGAGGCCGGCGACCTGGACGTGGTCTACGACGGCGCCGGCGGCGACCACGGCCGGGCCGCCTTCGCCCTGCTCCGCCCGGGCGGCCGCTTCTCCGCGCACGGCGCGCCCGCCGGCGGCTTCGCCGTCCCCGACCCGGCGCAGGCCGACGCCCGGCAGATCACCGTCACCGGCATCAGGGACGTCCAGTTCGACCCCGCCACCATGCGCCGCCACCTGGCGAGCGCCCTGGCGGCCGTGGCCGCCGGCCGGATCAGGCCGCTCGTCGGCGGGACCTTCCCCCTCGACCGGGCCGCCGACGCGCACCGGGCGATCGAGGAGCGCGCCGTGGTCGGCAAGGCCCTGCTGACCGTCTGA
- a CDS encoding FluC/FEX family fluoride channel codes for MSEPRRVDPDVDLRVPADRAELGARPAAVLGAIAVGGVLGALARAGLQAALPHSPTGFPWATFAVNVTGCLLIGALTAVLDRRRVPPLTRPFLGVGVLGGFTTFSAYVVDVHAALAAGAPVTALAYLAATLVAGLLAVLAGDALAARALAERGGGR; via the coding sequence GTGTCGGAGCCGCGTCGGGTCGACCCCGACGTCGACCTGCGGGTCCCCGCCGACCGGGCCGAACTCGGCGCGCGTCCGGCGGCGGTGCTCGGGGCCATCGCCGTGGGCGGGGTGCTCGGCGCGCTGGCCCGGGCCGGCCTCCAGGCGGCCCTGCCGCACTCCCCCACCGGGTTCCCCTGGGCGACCTTCGCGGTCAACGTGACCGGGTGCCTGCTGATCGGGGCGTTGACGGCGGTGCTCGACCGGCGTCGGGTCCCGCCGCTGACCCGCCCGTTCCTCGGCGTCGGGGTGCTGGGCGGGTTCACCACCTTCTCCGCGTACGTGGTCGACGTCCACGCGGCGCTCGCCGCCGGGGCCCCGGTGACCGCGCTGGCGTACCTGGCGGCGACCCTGGTGGCCGGGTTGCTCGCCGTGCTCGCCGGGGACGCGCTGGCCGCGCGGGCGCTGGCGGAGCGCGGAGGTGGGCGGTGA
- the crcB gene encoding fluoride efflux transporter CrcB, producing MTVLLVALGAALGAPLRYLVDRAVQARHGAAFPRGTVTVNVVGSLLLGVLVAIPAGPAVTALLGTGFCGAFTTWSTFGYETVRLARAGERRRALANVLLSVAGGLGAAALGYAVTRWAAG from the coding sequence GTGACGGTGCTGCTCGTCGCGCTCGGGGCCGCGCTCGGCGCGCCGCTGCGCTACCTCGTCGACCGGGCCGTGCAGGCCCGGCACGGCGCGGCCTTCCCCCGGGGCACGGTGACCGTCAACGTCGTCGGGTCGCTGCTGCTCGGCGTGCTCGTCGCGATCCCGGCCGGGCCGGCCGTCACCGCGCTGCTCGGCACCGGGTTCTGCGGCGCGTTCACCACCTGGTCCACCTTCGGCTACGAGACGGTGCGGCTGGCCCGGGCCGGCGAGCGGCGTCGCGCCCTGGCCAACGTCCTGCTCAGCGTGGCCGGCGGACTCGGCGCCGCCGCGCTCGGGTACGCGGTGACCCGGTGGGCGGCCGGCTGA